From the Engraulis encrasicolus isolate BLACKSEA-1 chromosome 18, IST_EnEncr_1.0, whole genome shotgun sequence genome, the window gtgtgtacgtgtgtgtgcagggctctaaattaacttttttcatcactacccaaaatgtgtgtttgtgcaatagatctcactggccaaacacacactcactaatgggtcaaagtggcttttacatactgtagtacagtgtttcccaaccaggggtacgtgtaccactaggggtacgcgagcacacctcagggggtacgcggaaaaattgaataataacaaatatattgactgtagtcacattgggatagaggaacagagcatgagtgagggcgagggggtactcatcatatcaCAAAATGGCttgggggtacacaggacaaaaaaaggttgggaaccagtgCTGTAGTACATTGTCTGAATCTGAGTGTTGGTTCACATTGACTGCAGAAGGGTTGTGAGTTACCAACTATTTCTGTGAGACAAATACAAATATTTGGTACATGTAATCTCAGCAAACTCTACTGTGTTTGTGCAGTAGATCTTACtggccaaacatacactcactaatgggtcaaagtggctagtaagttttctttttcttcaccaGTATTTGACCGTTTtagggtgttaatttagagccccgtgtgtgtgtgtttacctcatgAGCACGGTCTTCCTCTAGATCACCTCTACGGCCTGCTGCACGgggaaggatgaggagatggTCTTGACCACAATCTTGGGCTCCATCTCCACGAAATGACCGTTTACACCGTTTAACACCTCGCTCACACCATTGGACACACCGTTCACGCCATTGGACACACCGTTGGTCACGGAAGCCGATTCAAACGTCAGGCTAGCACGCTTTTCGGTAGCTGACACGATACTTGCACTCACAGATGACGCGCTTTCCAAGGCCATCATGCCAGCGCTGCCCATGAGGGGCAAACTGCTCACCATGCTGTTCATGCGGCTGTCCTCACCCTCGATCAGTTTCCTGCAGGACACAGTAGACACAAGAGCAAATATACAGTAAGAGTATGGCCTTCGTTTTTAATTCAGTGTGAAAATGAATGTGTTTTACATACTGTAGTACATTGTCTGAATCTGAGTGTTGGTTCACATTGACTGCAGGAGGAGGGTTGTGTGTTACCAACTATTTCTGTGAGGCAAATACAAATATTTGGAACATGTAATCTCAGCAAACTCCCAAAAACAGACCGCTTGAGCATCTGCTGTAGATTGCTCATCATGCAGACCTACAAGTCATTCATCGTAACATTAACATGAGGTTACAAGGAGGGCATGGAGACATGTCTGACCTGTAGGTTGTGATCTCCATCTCCAAGGACTTCTTAACATTCAGGAGGTCCTGGTATTCCTTCAGCGTCACTGTGATCTTGCCCTTGATGGCACTCAGCTCCTGATTGAAAGTATCGATCCTGGCCTGGAGGACACAAAGAAAGCTCATCTATTTCAAAGTTGCCAAATGGAAGATATAAGTAGAAGATACAAGTAATTATTATGCAATCCAAATTGTGGTGTATTGCGGAAAATTGAAGAAAGAGGACTATTAATCACAATTTCATTGTGTAACACATACTTGTAGTATAATATGGCCAGACTATTCACATTCTAAAACCAAATGTAAAGCTTGTTTGTTCTACATGTGCTTTATTTTGCCATTTTGCTTTTTCCTGTGAAGAACATTTTATATTATCGGCAATTTGTTATTTACAGCACCTGTTTCCACTGCATTTAAATGTACACTTAAAATGGATTATCAGTGCACCTGCAACCGTTTAATAGTTTAATTGTGTTCCGAGCACCATCGGTCATCTGTCTAGCACCATCAATGCTGGTGGTTGCCGTGGTGACCCTGGGGGGTGGAGCTTACCTGGAGAGTCTCTTCCTCGTTCCTGTAGCGTTCGGTAGCATCACGCAGCTTTGCCTCCAGAACCTCGTTCCTGGTCCTCAGCCTATCCACCTCCCACTCCTGACTAcatatctaaacacacacacacacacacacacacacacacacacacacacacacacacacacacacacacacacacacacacacacacacacacacacacacacagtgcatgaggGGACCAAGTAGATGCTGAAGATGGCTTAGGCTGAAGCACCTGTGTATTTATAAATATAGTAATTGCAGATGACATTGCCGTTTTTCTCTAAACAAATGTAATGATTACATTTCCTCAAAAAGTGTGgcatgaaagcatcagctaagcgtAATGTGATGTGAATGGGTGTTTTGTGCGTTTTTTGCCTTCATTGGACAGGACAGTTTAAGAAGGGGTAAGAAAGCATTGGGAGAAAGAGGAATTCAGGAAACACCAGACCAGAATCGGACCTGGGTCTCCCGTATAACAGTCAGTGCCCAAGGCGCTTGTGCTTtctaaatatgatcttttcatgaatatttaccaagaaATAAACTAAAATTTACTACAGTGAGCAAAAaggcccatttctggaaattcaaaatggcagaaaatgAGCAGCTCCACCTTTTGAAAGTATGAAAAGTACCACTTtggcagtcataatgaatacttagaatttgatggtggtggtaagtattcatgatgaaGGTAATATTGTAGAATGATTAGCATGTATTCTGgaaaaaatgtacttaaaatattacccagtgcacctttaaagagaaGGTCTGTGTTGAGAGCCCTGCCTCACCTCTGTCTTCAGCCCTTTGATCTCCTCTCTGGCGCTGCAGATAGATTCCACGCGTCTCGTTGACTTCTGCGACATGCCCTGGAATTGAGTCTTGTACCATGTATCCATTTCCTGCCAAGAAATCAAAAATATTAAATGACGTCCTGTTACTGTTTTTTTCAATGCTAGAGGTCACATTTATACATTTAACTTAAAATCCTTATCCAATTTTCATGTGAactttaatataataatatataatattaaacTTTTCACTTGTCATGAtgtaattaagcaatatgacatgaGTGAGAGGATTGATATTAACTGACATCCTCCCCGGTGTGGTtcgtccaatcagatatcgcaaaattcATTGACCAAATCTAACTATATATAtactattatatattttttattcaattttaaACTTCGAATTCGTAAATTCAACATTAAGTCTGTATCCTTGTAAAATCTTTAGTCTCTCAATTTGTCTAGGAGATGTCTGTAGCTCGCTCCATTGTCAATGAATTTcctcctggggatcaataaagttactctactctactcagggccggtttttagcataggccggctaggcggtcgcctagagcgccatgtgaagaaggagcgccgaaatggcgctctcctatgcgtaattttgcgatatgaagtttttttatgaagtcgcaatcaacaaagagtggcgaaagcgctcctcacggcaaagcgcccctcagccaatagtaatatctcttccaactgtctctgggaagtctgtgaaccaataaacagacagttctgagaaagggggcgggacgagtgacagcgttcgatctattttgaatttggagactcactcgagagacagagggggcaagcgcaaacagtagtgctgctctgctgtatGGAGattgttctcattaaaccactcattgcatgatgcaggagtttcagagggtgttttggaactatgtgatgtaatcagcaaccgtttgtgattatggaaagcctaatcgttatgaggttactatttggaattagagagaaaaagagctttgtttttgatcagagaaatcgctagttagcatgctaacattagccaagtatgccaagcaatgaaatccagtaaagtagctgttagtagcctactcactactcactaacacccacctgatatcataatacttgcttaggttgacaagcaatgtaaagtaagactggtgcaatgtttaaaacaattttagctgccatatctccttccatccacatgaattacctgcttgttgtaagcttaaaaaaacattaatttccagaccagaatgacatagcctacattaatcatgtaacagaaccatgcacagcagacaagtgaggctatttactatattttgtatattatgaaattgaatagcgtgacagctcttctccctttctctcaccctgtccctccaaacacatagatagcccccttctcatttaattctcctactcacaaatgcaccactatttccagtccagaaatgaaattggtttggaagacagcacaaatgtgtagcttattaaaattgttatgctgccatgctttgtgatgctgtagatagtgtagatcaatgcagacctccttggtaggcttattgtctacacatgcattttacatgcaaatgtactgtatcactctcctggcatttcaatttcacgttacaattcaaacacattgataacctccctctcatctggggttgggggccccaccaccatcacatccaacacaccacacagtgaagctactttcatgcgactcaatctgatgtgttggtcgcctgtcaaaaagaaccacaaatccatttgatgaaaaacggttattgttcttgatgctatttagttaagcttactaaggatattagtcttgtgttctgtgaggtataagaaagattttttttttctttcaaaggtaaggggggggggcgccagaactcaaactcgcctagggcaccaaataagccagaaccggccctgactcTACTCTAAAGGAATATTTTAATTCCTGCAACGCTGCTAGTCTGTGGTGTTTTAGGAAGGTAAGGCTACTGTACCTGTAACTTCTTTGACGCCATGCTGTCGTACTGTGCCTGGATGGACTTGAATGCAGTGCCGAGGTTGGGCAGAGCAAACGCCATATCCCCCTTAGCCATCCAGCTGTAGAGCTGAGCCTTCAGCTCCTCGATTTCCTGTGCAAAGGAGACACTTTTATTTTTGGGGGTTTTACACGTTTATTAACCAGAGAAGGCAGCgagagaaacaggaaatgagtagggagtagggatgcaaattatcgattaattcattaatcgttagttgatagtcttatcgatcgacttacgattaattgataagcggcgttttgcCTCCAAAATCTTTTTTCTCAAAACAAATCTTCTAAATCTAGaaatttaaataaaaaattgagataaaatactaaatTCAAATTAATTCTATATCAATTCTTTAATACAAAGGTGATTCAAAtcttcccactattcacacccctcttcacacactcttcacatgcccatttcacctgggtctcttgtcagttgaattggcgattcattgcgattaatgttttttaatcgattaacacattcatcgatttaagtcgattaatcgattaatcgtttgcatccctagtagggagagagacagagagagagagagagagagagagagagagagagagagagagagagaggttgtggaggatcaggaaatgacctcaagtaggggattcaggccgaccagaatggagccggtgtcggtgcccgcaccagttacgttcggcactaaagtgcttacttgCGAactcccgtgttcataccgggctcagaacttttcccgcacatgactctgttacccggatgaacctgctgacagccaCGTTGTTGTcacagttcgcagagaaaaaacaagtattttgcggttcgcaaaCCATCTTTCCAGTTTGTGAACGTTAATAcctgtggcatgaacacgacggccagCTCGCGATTTGGTgcaggaacgggctccagcacggttctcagtcggcctgaacgcgctaaagTTGGAATATAACCTGGGTCCCTTGTGTAAAAGTATGGcgttctctaggtcgtcctcagacgagccttccatcgttgcttccagtcatcccgattctccatacatcttttcaattcactggtaggcctactcccccccccccatggccCCATGCCCCCATGTcatttcttgagtatgtccacatatatgtatgttagtgtgggacgtcctcttaaccggcaccctcGTGATGGTTCCCACAGCGCCAGTGAGCTGGCTGGCAattcttggtgcctttggcagtgtcctgtaggtctcattctccttacagcaatcttcTCACTCACTcttggtattccctcatacagGGTTTCATTGGTTACATATGCACTACTGCTGATGTTAAGCATTGCAcgaagcatcctggtgtagcacccatcaagggacttctctagggttggcttaagggtccagcattcactgccataatGGAGAACTGACTCTACTGTCGCATAGAAGAAGCTACGTTTTAtttgatgttttatttggagGAGATTGTCGTTCCATACAGGGCCCTCCATGCAAGTGCATTCCTCACTTTTAGATCTTGCTCAGTtgagttgacccatgagcccagATATTTGCACTAGTTGCTGGATTATCATCGAGTTtgaacaacatgatctccaaaaattccgtgctcctggacacggatgttaagggcacaaaatccgtgtccaggagcacggacatTCTAatgagttacacagtgctgtggtaatagcctatagaaagcacttccgtgtgcccatcacagaaaacaattctgtgtccaggagcacggaaaacaattccgtgtccaggagcacggagttttggcaaaatccgtgctcctgggcacggatttcatgtccttaacatccgtgtccaggagcacggaatttttggagatcaggctggtttgAAATCTCTGTTCGAGACATAGTCTGACCTCGTGCATAACGATTAACgcttcccaaatggcatggttgaccagcctccctcggtttgctactggtcgatgcCATTAAAAGCTTTGTtgaagtttaaaccaaatatattcttagtcccaatagaacgtctctgcttaaaccacatcactgccttgaacacgcctctacccagggccgctgtAGTTAATTGTTTTCAGACAATCTGGGTGTTCCCGATTTTTAGCTCAGAAACTACATGTATGTTCcttttggcctgactagaagtaacgctgaaggtgatgcgtcactaggagggcgtagcatGGCTAGCACAGTAGCCCACTGAGCTATGTCACCGCAAGGGGGACAATTCCACATGAGCTACTGTATGAAAGCCACCTTACATTCTCATCTTCACTAACCCAGGCAGTGTAGAGGTAGGTACagtaggtgggggtggggggatcagaaattgtatgagtgtgtgtgtgtgtgtgtgtttgtgtgtgtaacacCTGCTTGTGGACCCTCTGTAGGAACTCCCGTTGGTGCTCCAGGTTATCCAGCTGTTTCTCCAGGGTGATGCggccagcagtagcagcatccACATCCTGTGGGGAACaaagtcacaaacacacagtcagagaTCTGTCCATCTGGCTCATACTTTACGTTACCATTACCCTGTACAGTACTATTGGATTTCACTTGCAGGGCAGAAGGCTTTACTGTCCATCTGGGTCATATGTTTaaacgttgttgttgttggtttttcttCCAACTTACGGGGCGGACAGCTTCGATGTCCCTCTCGGCCTTCTTGTGGGCCTCCAGAGCCTCACTGTACCTGGCCTTCAGCATCTCCACCTGGACACCCATGGCATCCTTAGCAGCAACCGCCAGGTCCTGCAGGGAAGAGAATATTTACTTGTGCTTACTtggtttgaacaggactggccgcgcacgccgacgctgtcagtgtgaaaggcagagtagagcacaccggccgaaactaagctgAAAGACCCTGTTCGTCTCGCTTCGGTTCGGTCTTGGTATGTCTGACACCTTACCCTCTGTGCCCACCCATACTACCTGTACCTCTTATCGCTGCACAA encodes:
- the LOC134468237 gene encoding glial fibrillary acidic protein-like translates to MIIEHKSNQPQGVIMSYNPERISSYRRRFESGLASSSPSLQSRVSSPSSTQWSNRGFSSYNQATSYNRNTVVGSKALPGSRSRVQVTGMRARYLSRAAGAGAGAGAGDLDAASAENQAFLNTRTSEKQEMITLNDRLTKYIEKVRSLESQNKTLETEIETMQNRFNSPSGLHMLYEERLREMRRVADQMMAQRDLAVAAKDAMGVQVEMLKARYSEALEAHKKAERDIEAVRPDVDAATAGRITLEKQLDNLEHQREFLQRVHKQEIEELKAQLYSWMAKGDMAFALPNLGTAFKSIQAQYDSMASKKLQEMDTWYKTQFQGMSQKSTRRVESICSAREEIKGLKTEICSQEWEVDRLRTRNEVLEAKLRDATERYRNEEETLQARIDTFNQELSAIKGKITVTLKEYQDLLNVKKSLEMEITTYRKLIEGEDSRMNSMVSSLPLMGSAGMMALESASSVSASIVSATEKRASLTFESASVTNGVSNGVNGVSNGVSEVLNGVNGHFVEMEPKIVVKTISSSFPVQQAVEVI